GGAAGTTATAGATGCGCTCATTCTTGCTAACCGCATTCTTGGCTTTGTGAATGCCCCCGCTTTAATGCAGCGTCTTGTGGCGAAACTTCAGGGAATTTCGGTAGATCCCGTGATATATCAAAGGAAAAGGGATAGATTGTTTAACGCACTGGTGGATATCGGCTACGAGTGTGTTAAACCTAAAGGAGCTTTTTACCTTTTCCCCAGAACACCTGTGCCTGATGATGTTGCTTTTGTTAGGATATTGCAGGAAGAACGTATTCTTGCGGTGCCAGGGACAGGTTTTGGATGTTCAGGGCACATGCGTATAGCCTATTGTGTAGATGATGCAACAATTGAAGGTTCCATAGAAGGATTTGCTAGAGCCTTCAAACGAGTCTAATAAACCGAGGATAATGCTATGGCAACCAAGGGACTTTATCTTCAAAGAGGCATAAAAAAAGAGCGAAAAAGCCATCGTAAACTTATTCTTTTACTTGCCATTCTGATCGCCTTTGGTGTTTTGATTTCACCTCTTTTGTGGAAAAAATCCAGATTAAAACACTCGGTAGAAAAATCCTCCGTAACGGCACCCATAAGCTCCGAACAGGAGGCACGACGCTCACAACAAAACGTGGTCACAGGAAAAATTCCTAAAACAACCCTGGTTACCGCTTCCCAGGATGTTAATGCACCTAAAGAATCGCTTCCTACCGGGGGAGCTTTAACGGATGATAAGTCAAAGCTAGAGCCTCAGCCGTCCAAAACATCTACCGTTTCTTCCGATTTAGTCGCATCTTCTGAAGTTGCATCCCAAAAAGCTGTTACCGTGCCTTCCGAACCGTCTTCAACTCCACCGGCTTCCCATGGCGTTGAAAAACAGCAAAATATTTATGAACTTCGGTCCGAACTTCAGCGAAAGGAAGCTGCAGAGGATAAAAAAGCTAAAGAGATGGTGGCTCAGAGTGCCTTAAAGGAAATGCCCCTTTCCGGTTCTGGTGGAGAAACTGCATCGGCTGGTTCAACAGGGAAACACACTATTGTGAGTCTTCTTGCTCCTGAAGGCAAAAAACAACAAGAAAAACCTTCTCCCGATAAAACCACTTCCAAGCCTACTCCAATGACACCCAAGGATAAAACGTCTGCTACTCCAAAACCACAACAGGAAGCATCTGTCACATCAAAACCGTTAAAACCTGCGACTGAAGCTGAAAAAACAGGTTCATCTACATCAGATCGTGAAGCTTCCTACTGGATTCAGGTAGGGGCTTATCGCGAAGAAGCAAACGCAAAGAAAGTTAAGGGTCTGATTGATGCTCTGGGATACGAAGCGATTCTTAAGCAGAGTTCCCATCCAAAGCTTGGGACGATTTACATTGTGCGAGTTCCCATAAAGGGAAGTAAAGCCGATGCGCAGAAGGCTATCTCTGTGATTTCGCAAAAAACAGGGGACAAACCATTTCTTATGGAAGCGAGATAACCAAGCGGCGTGGGGCGATGCCTCCTGCCAGCTTTTTTAACTGTTACCGCCACTTGTGACTTAAAATTAAGACACAATGTGGGATGTGATTACGGCGTTTTTAATTTAACTGCCACAAATTTTGCCACCAGCGCTGTTTTCGTTTGCGTTTTTACGCCTTGCTTTAACGGTTTTTCTGCAGTGTTCCCAGATTATACAGGCAGTTCTGTGTTTGCAGTAAAGTTCCGGGTCGGTGCAAGCATCACATTTTTCCAAGCATTCCTCACAGTAATCGTATTGGAACTTTTCGCACCTGAATTTTGCTTCTCGATCAGGATGAAATCTGCATTTCATAAATTTTGATCTCCCTCCGTAACGTTAACCCTAAAAAGGAAACTTTCTTTCCCCCTCCTGGCTTTTTACTGGCTTCGATGAAACTGTAAGAATCTTTTCATGGGTGGCAAGTCCTTCCACGTAAATGGCTTTTCTGGGTTGAGCGGGACATACGGTTTCACAGGCACCACAGCCTATACAGACCGATTCATCTATTATCGGTTCTCCTATTGTGCGTCCTCTACCTCGACCTCTTGACCTTTCCAGGATGCTTATCGCACCTGTTGGGCAATGTTCGGCACAGGCGCCGCATGGTCTTCCATATCTTACCATGATGCAACGCCCTCTTACGATGTGGCTGATTCCCACTCGAAGGCGTTTTTTGTCTTCTAAAGGCATCAAGCTTAGAGCTCCTGTAGGGCATACAGCCATACATCTGCGACATTCATACTGACAGTAGCCCCGCCCGTAGTTTAGCACTGGGAGAGCTGGATGAGCGATACCCTGAACTGACGATGAAAGTTGAATGACTCCAGAAGGGCACACAGCTTCGCAGAGTCCGCAACCAACACAACGACTTATGAATCTTTCTATGGAACCAGCTCCAGGCGGGATGGCTACATGACGCTCGTAAGATCCGATAAAGATTTCCGCGCTACTTTGAGCTTTTCTGCGTATGCCTGGTTCGATCAAGATCCATGTTCCAACCAGTAGAAGCATCGGTATAAGTTTGATGAATCCTCTGCGATCGGAAACTTCCGCTGTGGTGGTTGAAATTTCAGGTGCCTTTTCTCTTACCTGCTCGTATTTTATAGCCCCTTTGGGACACTCAGAAAGGCAATCGAAGCAAAGCACACATCGTCGATAATCTATAAACTGTTTTGTTGAATCTATACACACGGCTCGACAGATAGATTCACATCGTCCACAACTGACGCAGGTTGAAGGATCCATCTGGAGTCTGGCTTTAGTTCCAAGTGCGCACGATTCAAGGATGGCTCCCACCGGACATAGATGGCGGCAAAAGAAACGTCCCCGAAAAAAAGCCACAACAAGGAAAAGAGCTAGCCAGGTAGAAGCTAGTAAGAAGGTTGCCGAAGCGAATGTGGAGTATTGGGAATGCAGGGTTTGGTAGGAAAGTCTTCTGGCGAGAGGTTCCATAGCAAGAGCGAAGGGACGTAGAGCAACTCCATAGGGCTCGAACATAGTGTAAAGAAGCCCATACCCCCGCATCAGTCCGTAGCTAATTAGAACGATAATAGCCCATGGAACTGCATGTTGAGGTTTATGGAAGCTAAAACGACGGGATTTTTTGAACTTTTTTGATATGCGAAATGAAAGATCTTGGAGAATCCCCATGGGGCAGAGAGATCCACAATACCACCTGCCAAAAGCTACTGTAATAGAAATTGTTGTTAGAAGCCCTAATAAGCTCAGGAAAAATCCCCATTGGATCGAAGGAGCAAGGAAAAGTCGGACAATTGCAGGTCCAATTTGGAGAATAGCGGGAAAAGACTCCATAAGAATGTCGCTATTGGATGTGCCGCGAGGACCATGAAGGAGAGCCATTAGCCAGGCTAGAACGAAGATCCACAGCAGTGTTAGCCGTAAATATACCAGATGAGTTTGGGATGTTTTGTTAGAGTTTTTCAAACAGCGATCCTCCTGACTTCAGCGTTCTCAAGAGAGTTTACTCCTATTCCCAGTTTGGCAGCTTTATCTATATAGCCCAGTTCTTCCGGTTTTTTGCCCAGCGTTAGAGCTGATGCTATGTCGCATGCTACGGGATCGGTGGATGCGATGAGCATATCTTGCCGTTCGAATACGCTCTTCGGGTTGCCTCTAGGTCCACCAGTTTTCATTATGGTTCCTGCATCTACAACAGTAAGAGTTGGAATTCGAAGAAGAGCAAATTCGGCAATGCAGGTATCCAGTCCGTGCAAGTGGTAATAGGCTCGATCCCAGACAACCCCCATAAGGTTTTTCAATGCGCAGGTCATGCCGGCTCCGCTGTGGTTCTTGAGTATAGGAACATTGATGATCACGTCGGCGTTGAGATATTCTCCGTGAACTTTTACTTCTTTCAGAGTGGATGCCCCAGGGATTTCCTTTTTTTCGTAGAGTGATTCCGAATTAGCTGGGATGATTTTTCCTCCCGCTGATTTAACAGCTTCTTCAATTCCGCTGTTTTTATATGCGGCTTGCCAGGAATCGCAGGTGTGATCAAAAACCAGCACTTCTTTGGCTCCTGCTGATATGCACTGTTCAACGATTCGCTTGACTACTCGTGGGTGGGTATTGGCGGCTCCTTCAGGAGCTACGTTCCAACCGATATTTGGTTTTACTACTACTCGGGAGCCTTTTCCAACCCATTGTTTAATGCCTCCGAGAGCTTCCAGTGCACGATCGACTCGCTCCTCGTAGCTTCCGCCCTTTACAGCAACAAGAAGAGGTTTTGTTGCGGGATTCTTGCCCGCTTGATTTTTTTCCGCATCCGAAGCAAGAGCAAATTTTAGTGGAATAACTGGTTGAACCATCATCACAGCTGTTACCCATAAAGCTCCACGGATTAGATCCCTTCTTGAGACTTCCAAAGACTGTTCATCGGCTTTGTTAAGATTTTTCTCATTCATGGGTTAACTCCTCTTTGGGAATGATTCCTCATTAATTATTTTTGTTGAGTGAATCTTAATTAGTCCTGAGATGCTGTCAACTTCTTATGGGAGATTGTGCTTCGAAAAGATCAATAGGGTAACTCATAAAAATTTTTCTGAAAGGTTTCTGAAGAATTTGTTTTGGATAGATGGTCTGGCATAATAAAAGGTGAGAAGATTTTTAAGTTTGATAGTTGCTTGTATTATTTGCCTTTGTTATGTCTTGCTTAAGGAGGTCGTCTTTTTTACAGGAGATAGACTTATGGGAATTGGGTTAACCAGCTTAAGACAGCTTTAGGGGGTTATATGCCGGTTACGCTACCACTGGATATTTACGAAGTGTTTGAGAAGATTTTGGGTAAAGAAGATGCCAGGGTGGTCATAAAGTCTCTCGAGGCGGTAATAGGTAACGAAATAATAAACAAGTGGCATCAGACAAAGGAAGAACTCAAAACCGAGTTGCTCAGGGAAGTGCCCACAAAGCTGGAACTTGAGAATGTAAGGATTGAATTAATAGGCAAGATAAATGAACTTTATGCCAGGATGGAAAGGGATAAAGCAGAACTTCTTGGTAAGACAGAAAAGGACAAAGCGGAACTTCTTGGCAAGATAGAGACGGAGATAACCCGGTTAGACCGTAAGTTTACCATAATGTTTGTGGTATTATTTTTCACGATAATATTCCTAAACCAG
Above is a window of Thermodesulforhabdaceae bacterium DNA encoding:
- a CDS encoding SPOR domain-containing protein, yielding MATKGLYLQRGIKKERKSHRKLILLLAILIAFGVLISPLLWKKSRLKHSVEKSSVTAPISSEQEARRSQQNVVTGKIPKTTLVTASQDVNAPKESLPTGGALTDDKSKLEPQPSKTSTVSSDLVASSEVASQKAVTVPSEPSSTPPASHGVEKQQNIYELRSELQRKEAAEDKKAKEMVAQSALKEMPLSGSGGETASAGSTGKHTIVSLLAPEGKKQQEKPSPDKTTSKPTPMTPKDKTSATPKPQQEASVTSKPLKPATEAEKTGSSTSDREASYWIQVGAYREEANAKKVKGLIDALGYEAILKQSSHPKLGTIYIVRVPIKGSKADAQKAISVISQKTGDKPFLMEAR
- a CDS encoding 4Fe-4S dicluster domain-containing protein, which encodes MKNSNKTSQTHLVYLRLTLLWIFVLAWLMALLHGPRGTSNSDILMESFPAILQIGPAIVRLFLAPSIQWGFFLSLLGLLTTISITVAFGRWYCGSLCPMGILQDLSFRISKKFKKSRRFSFHKPQHAVPWAIIVLISYGLMRGYGLLYTMFEPYGVALRPFALAMEPLARRLSYQTLHSQYSTFASATFLLASTWLALFLVVAFFRGRFFCRHLCPVGAILESCALGTKARLQMDPSTCVSCGRCESICRAVCIDSTKQFIDYRRCVLCFDCLSECPKGAIKYEQVREKAPEISTTTAEVSDRRGFIKLIPMLLLVGTWILIEPGIRRKAQSSAEIFIGSYERHVAIPPGAGSIERFISRCVGCGLCEAVCPSGVIQLSSSVQGIAHPALPVLNYGRGYCQYECRRCMAVCPTGALSLMPLEDKKRLRVGISHIVRGRCIMVRYGRPCGACAEHCPTGAISILERSRGRGRGRTIGEPIIDESVCIGCGACETVCPAQPRKAIYVEGLATHEKILTVSSKPVKSQEGERKFPF
- a CDS encoding DUF362 domain-containing protein — translated: MNEKNLNKADEQSLEVSRRDLIRGALWVTAVMMVQPVIPLKFALASDAEKNQAGKNPATKPLLVAVKGGSYEERVDRALEALGGIKQWVGKGSRVVVKPNIGWNVAPEGAANTHPRVVKRIVEQCISAGAKEVLVFDHTCDSWQAAYKNSGIEEAVKSAGGKIIPANSESLYEKKEIPGASTLKEVKVHGEYLNADVIINVPILKNHSGAGMTCALKNLMGVVWDRAYYHLHGLDTCIAEFALLRIPTLTVVDAGTIMKTGGPRGNPKSVFERQDMLIASTDPVACDIASALTLGKKPEELGYIDKAAKLGIGVNSLENAEVRRIAV